The Silene latifolia isolate original U9 population chromosome X, ASM4854445v1, whole genome shotgun sequence genome contains the following window.
AACAGTATATAATTCACAtttatattataatcatcatcgttaatatgttttaatcatcataaatccgacttaaatcccaaataatccaatatttgcgggttttcgtcattaaattcaattccgggttgtagagattcaattcgtcaatattgagtttctggaattcgtctttgatatagtttacatctgcttattcacatgttcattgcatattcgtcattaatccatcatatctaacctaattaattgatttaatttgtttgactcattaatatttttcacttctgtcattattccatcttgtaattaattcgtttgcatccgtctcatccatgttttactgttttcacgactcattcgcatgttaaataatctattaatcactttcatccgagtaaatatcatcaatcgatcattaaattcaccaatcaaCATTAACAACTTGCAATTACGACTTCACAAATTTAATCGAACCAAGGAAATGCAGCGGCGTCTGCCGCGCTTATTCCAAAGGACGACTCGCTGCGCTGTGTTCTGGCCGAAGTTCTCGTCcctcgaactccgtttctgccttgacctagtttaattagcttacgtattatttgactattatccgtaatatcacgctaattcctgttatttcattcttttattcctttttatcaaattatccgttttaaaggtattttcgacataaatcgcctaatcctttgtaattattgtaattttcattattgtaatttataattattgtatttcttttattgtttgtatgttttcgcatgtaattgaacataaatcctacttcgacattaattgcatgttaaattaattgttcaccgacttagtctaatcttcacatgttaggattaaaacttggatgttgcattgcatgcatatagccgacgatatatcaagtacgaataacttccctaatcattagtagaggccgctatcgaggcgggcgggattaggtgttcgatcaaaagagcttcctaatacgtaccctcaccccttactccagatatctgtgaacacccgtgttcattggcatccacgagagtcattctagacatagaatgctaagggtaacgattgcttagtgttcatgtctttactttgtgtcttgacatggcacgaggtattcgaacggttccaatttcccataaaaattggtggcgactccatacaaatgcaaacgcttgtttcccaagcgcccccgtggcccccgctgtccacacaagttttccatcgaaatgcttgtcccctccgtagtcgtaccaaagtagacgccacggtcAAAGCCgtgcagtcactacaaatgcagttgatactcgcgaaagcgaccaacatgcttaagaacgtataagtacagttgagaaacgcaaatctgactgcctcggccaatccgggagtggcaagaggaagcgatcaatatgtctatagatacgaatgcaatcgagccgtaacctcgattgcctcgccaaagccggagtgacggggaaaaacgaccgatatgctaacatgtttacaacagcagttgggaagcgcaaatctgaccgcctcggccagaccgagagtggaggaggaagcgaccgacatgccaacatgttgctaagcaaattgggaaacgtgaatcttgctatctcggcctgttcaggtgcagcagagggcacgaccaatatgctaaaaacgtttaagtacagttgagatacacaatctaactgcctcggccaagccgaaggtaaaacgaaaaaacgctcaatatgtttaaaaacgtaagaagacaactgaatggaggatgggatcaaagcctcggccaagccgaaggcaaataaacaaacttcattaaaaatgtttacaagtaagaCAAAACAAAGTCAacagttaagcaaaagaagtaaaccaaggctcaaatacagaagcataaaagcaaaggagggcctcataccgaccccactcaccctggctgagggccggtatgaggccgacgtggcaaagcggctcgtcttgaaggacgatctgcgtcggaggcatccatcccttcggcgtgtcatccctctcagcctcgaacaggctcattgcccgcacttcgtcgtccttaagatagaccttcttggcgtccatcttaatcttattacgggagacatatctttcatgctccccctgactctcacagcAAATTGACGTGCAAGGGCCTGGAAGAACcaaggcaatgggtagtcctccggaacctcgacatatacccaccgccccttccggtCTTTGCGGGATGTCGGCTGGAGACGGTCACGTAACCCGGCTCGGTCGCACgttgtaccaccccgtgccgcctagggtagactgccgaagatggtggagcaggcggaaaaggttcaccgttggggcctcccctttaaaaagacaaaaccatacgaagccaataatcgtcctaatggccaacgaatgtagttgtgccacggcgacattcatggctttgattatggccgcgacgtgttcattaagaggaaatcggagcccatactccagatgtctaatatacacgccgatacaaccttcgggagggcaacagactgcctgatcaccctcagggacaataattctataccccctgccgaaggagtagtggtcttcaaaaagttcaggccGGAGACGGCGAACTTGCTCGTCCAAACGCGATCGggtttaatcgagcaggcttcgccgtgccacaagtaatgcggcctccaatcagattgggtcttttcctcatcatcatcaaaatcctccaaaaatttctcatcaatttcaggagaaggcgacttgcgaCCCCTGAACCCTACCGGGGTGACAACCACGCTCTGTTCATCGGGATGCGGCGGTTCGCCCCGGGGTTGAGGTACTAGGCGAgcatcagcagcagacatggtggcaacaaatacttaacaaataaaagttgggggaagaatttgtttgtttaccttgaaagaaagtgttacgccgagtaacacTTCGAAAATTAGAAAGAGAAAAcgcttcgaaaactagagagaggaaattttttttaagaaaaagaagtttgcaggtcaaaatgaggggcatactgctctatttatagagcaaaaccCATTCGATGGACCAAtcgagcaaagcccatgaagcgtccaccaatcggcaccaggccacgtgtcaagcatgcggccacggaatgtcaatcgacatacagtgacccatcttcttcgacacgcttcttggtatctacttgccaacggccggtgatcaaccaagcttggcaaagacggccacggggcaatcaaaagcacacggcactcccaaccttggtctcggccagcgccatttccttttccacattcgatgtccattacacaaccatgtggaggggggatatggtacgtcctgaacaggaccaagccgaggaagaagttcgacatgcgcagaatacgctcaacacgcatcgaaggtccataccacgacatagactacgctgggagcaaattgatggggcatattctgcacccgctgactgagtcaacatattgaccaaggtcaaagccaaaagacaacaagtcaaaggaaaaACGACCTAACCGACGAAGGTTTTGTCCGCtttgtcacttgggtctcggctcgtgaactagccggccgagaggcatatccgtgtactcacatccagtcccctcggcatggagtcaaccaggcctgccggcctgtcatgggtccctcggccgagggtaagacagtctttccacctgctacgccacttggccacttggccactacgtgacaaaaaggtgaaagtctataaatactcatcatctctcattgagaaactaacTGAAATAACTGGTATAAACTCcgttatctctctacaatatactttgccaagttcaacacacaacttatctctctaagtttactgacttgagcgtcggagtgagtacgctcggtatcaagccgagccctcagtttgttcatctttacaggaaagagcgaaaggaagagacaagcaacgacatcattctacaaactcaagtggtcataatcctgctccggaattacacccggaagaAACCAGAGGAAGGGGTGTTCAAAATCAACGTAGATGCAGGGGTCTTGGAAGCTATGGGTACGGGGGTGGGAATTGTGTGTCGAGGTGCTGATGGTGCGGTGGTGTGGGGAATATCGAGGCAGGAGAGATTGGAGTTGGAGCCTAGAGAAGCGGAAGCCATGGCAGTTCTGGTAGGCGTTCAAGAAGCGTTACACAGAGGACTTAACAAGGTgatggtggagggagactgtttAGAGGTGATTGAAGCGTTAAAGAAGCGGAAGCAGGGTCGCAACGAATTCTATGCCATTATTAGCGATATTCTTGAGTTGAGTTGTAATTTTAATTCCATTGCTTGGTCGTTTGTAGGTAGGAAGTTCAATCGTGTTGCTCATGGACTAGCCCATGTTCGTCCATGGCGATTTGGTGAACGTAGGTGGGATGCTAGACTCCCGGAAAACATTACGGATTTGGTTGAGTTTGATTCAATTAATAGAATGTAACCCTTGGGGtttcccttcaaaaaaaaaaaaaaaaaaataccgacAAACCAAATAATAACTCGATTAACCCGTTTGTCAAGTCTAAATCTCCGGTGACCAATGAGTGAGTGAGTGACCCATCAAGATTGTATCTTTTCATTTTGGCAACATTCATAAAATCTCCTCACAATCCACTTATCCCTTTACCCTCTCCTTAAACCCTCCTCCTCTCTTCTTCTCCTTCATCTTTCTCCATTTTCCCCTAAAAATggcgacaacaacaacaaatccctTCCTCAAAACCCTAGCAATCTCAATCTCAATCACAACACCATCCCTACCAAAACTCACTTCACTCTTCCTCCCAAAATCCCTCTTTTTCACAAAACCCACCAAACTATTCACTCTTTCCCTCCAAAAATCCACCATTTTTGCACCACTTTTTGTTGCACaaacatctgattttgaacaagAGAGCTCTACTAATGCGGTtcttgatgaagaagaagaagaagaagctgtAGTTAGTTGGGACATGCCACAGGATGTCTCTGAGCCTGAAGCTTCTGGTTTCGAAACCGAAGACGGGTTTTCTCAACCCCCTGAGGATGCTAAGTTGTATGTTGGTAATTTGCCTTATGATGTTGATAGTGAGAAATTAGCTAACATGTTTGATGGAGCTGGTGTTGTTGAGATTGCTGAGGTATATCTAACTTTATCATTTTTTTATTTATcgctccgtctcaatcatttgtttatctttgattaaaatatggctcaaaaaaaaattaatgggtTATTGTTTATTCAATTTGTATAATAATTGGGCTCAATGTATTTATAATTATTGGGTTTTTGCTAATAATGTTTAATTGCTGGGTTTTAATTGTGAAGTTGTAATTTTTCTTGGTCTAATTCgattaattttcaatttttttttgccgagtaAGCTGTAATTTTTCTAGGGTTTTACTAATAAAGATGTAAACTTTGAGTAAGCTGTAATTTTCAATGTTCATGGTGTTGTTTAGTAAATTGTACAATTACTGGGTTTTTGTTTATtaaattttaaaataattttGGCTTGTAATGTTTAattgcttggttttgattgtaatgTTGTTATTTTTTTCGATTTAACAAGATAAattttcaatttctttttgtttttgttgatgaAGCTGTAGTTTTTCTGGGGTTTGATTGATCAAGATGTAAACTTTCGTGGGTTTTGTGGATAAAGTTGTGCTATTTGTGGGTATGTGTTGATGGAGGTAAGATATTGTGGTTGTTTTTTGTAGGTAATCTACAACAGGGAGACTGACAGGAGTAGAGGGTTCGGTTTTGTCACAATGAGTACGGTTGAAGAAGTCGACAAGGCTGTCGAAATGTTCAGTAATTATGTATGTCCACTCCACCCTCTTACTTTGGTGTATAAGTCTATAATGCTTgtgttttgttgtggtttttgATATAAAGTTGTGTGAATATTATGGCTGTGTTCAATGCGGAAAGTAGAGGATAATTTGTAAGGTGAGATGCTTTGGTGTATTTGGTGCGTTTTTAGCGAGGGGCTGTTAAGTCAAGTGAATTCAGATAGGATAGAGGATGTCATGATAAAGATTGATAGTTACATTATGTTTTGAAGTGTAGATCTCTGGACTGTAGTTTGCGACTTATTGATTACCTACCATTGTTGTAAGAAGGGAATTGACGCTAGAATACTCCAATTTTAGAGTCTCATTTTCACTTTGAAGCTTCTCTCGCAGGGAACTTGCTACTCTAGATTATTCATGGGGATTGAGAAAGGATGCATAATTTGTCGGCTTTGTTTGTGAATTTATTCTTGACTTGGCCATATGAGACATGTGGTTTATATGTTTTCATGTTTCTTATGTGGCTGCACTAGCTTTTCATTTGTTTGCTAGTTGTTCGGTTTAGAGTTGATGTGCAACAAGTAACAACACATGCCACAAGCAGCATTTCAATTTTCAACTTTCATGGGCTGCATCACCCTTTCATGTCCTGATGCTCTAGCACTCGTCTGGACATGATGAATGGGCTTTCAATTAGATGGCTGCCCGCCCTAAACTTCCTCTAAATGCCTACCTTTTAGGCTCTTACCTCTGACATTTTGCAACTGTATGTCGAAAGCCGTGCTCCCTTAACTAACTCACACTCATGCCTATGATATGAGCCAGTTAATTTTGTGAAAGAGCAATTATTCCATTTCCGTTTATACTTTATGGTAATTTTCCACAGCCAGTAAAACCAACGAGATTTATGGCACAATGAATATTATAGCCGCAAAATTCTAGTGTAAAAACGGCTAATACAAGTTCTAAGGCCTTCCTAGTTTGAACCAAAATACGTTATACTCGTGAATTTGTATCCTTGTtgtatacttcctccattcaactccactctaccactttgctttttcacgttcgccaacgcgtgttttatgcggtaaatatcgttagctacgtatttgcaaaaattataaaagttagatatttttaatgtactcgtaaagacgaatcaaacaagatcccacatgaatatattttcacttatgtattgagagaaaatcgagaATGAATGTgcacttgtgaatagtgtagaaaatggaaataggtagagtggagttgaatggaggaagtacatcGGAGTGTCGTTTTACGCACACTAAATTCAACGGATATTTCCCTTCACCTTAGAACTTTGACTTCGTGAATTTATGAATTTACCATTTCATATTCATGTTGCCATAAATCTTCCACTAAGAAGCTTTAGAACAAACTTGTGTTAGTCGTTTATATCCTTGAATTTTGCAGCTGTAATATTCATGTTGCCATAAATCTCGTTGTATTGGTTGTGGAGAATTACCATAAAGTGTAAACGGAAATGGAATAATTGCTCTTTCACAAAATGCTACTCTAGAAGTTAGTAGCGCCCTTTAAGCATTAGCATCATAGATTGCATTTAAGGATTAAGGAATCTTCCACTTTCCAATTGCTAACTGTTATTTGCCTTAGCTTGTCACCAAAGCGAGGTATGTTGTCTGTGAACAGATAGTCTCATGAGAAACTGTCTCACAAAATAAAATTGTGAGACATTCAGTTGATAAGTGTTAGATTAAATGTAATAGTTCGATCACACGATTTTAGAATGATATGAAAACAGGAAAAATTGTGATTTGTCAGATTAACATTGTGTAATTCGCTGTCATTGACAACTTCACAATGGCTGTTATTTTTATCTTGTCTTTGTTACAGGAAATAAATGGAAGATCATTAGTTGTAAACAAAGCTGCTCCAAGAGGTTCACGACCTGTGAGAACTGAGAGACCACCTCGGGAGTTTGAGCCTTCTTTCAGAGTCTATGTCGGCAACCTTCCATGGGATGTGGATAATGGTCGTCTTGAGCAACTTTTTAGTGAACATGGCAAAGTTTTAAGTGCCCGTGTAGTTTCAGACCGAGATACTGGCCGTTCGCGTGGATTCGGATTTATCACCATGGCCTCAGAGACTGAGATGAATGATGCTATTGCTGCTCTTGATGGACAGGTATACTAGTATGATTTATATTAGTTTTTTGGCCATCAAGCATTATACATCTGATGAATTCTAAAATCCTTTATCAGGCGTTAACTGTATTTTTCCTAGTGTTAATGAATGCTTTTATTGTGCAGAGCTTGGAGGGAAGAGCGATCAGGGTAAATGTAGCTGAAGAGAGACCTCCAAGACGCTACTGATCTGGCCCGAGAGCATGATTCCGCTGGTTGATACTATTAGTTCCGTTTCTTTTCGCTCCTCTGCCTCAGACTTTTTGTGGCTCGTATTTTTGCACCCTATAGTTCAAGTGTTGTGATGTTAGTTAGTTCCTGCATTGGTTGCAGTAATCATCATACAAAATCATACGGAGTATGTTATTGCAATATGTATGTAAGTTGAGCTAAAATCTTTGTGATTCTTCTTACTCTTTTTCTTTCGAGTGTCCAATTAATTCAAAAGCTCTGGAATTTCTTTTCGGCTTGCTCATTTGTCTACGGAAGACTTGTTTTCTTGTTGTAAAGAGAGCTGCAGGTGCAGTTTTAGTATTAGTATGTTTCAGAACAAAATCAGTTCTCACATATTCCACTCACAGCTTCGCTAAAAGCAACAAAGGGGTTTGAGCCGAGGCTATTTTATGTTTTACGTCATATGTGCTTCGTATTACAAGCCAATTAAAATTCTTCTAACATGGAAACGATTAATGTCACCAGTCCCCTTCATCGAACCTCCATCCTCCTCGACTCCTCCTCCTATACTTCACTCCTAAGCTCAAAACATTACAATTCCAAACTACCCGATCACTAGAGTTGGAGAAAGGTGCGTGTTGATTCAGCCCTGCTTGTGTATTGGGCTGAATTTTGACCAACCTGCTAGTTCACCTCCTAGCCCGGCTGGCATGGCCCATTTCTCGGGTCAGGCTCGGGCATCAGTTTTGAGCGCTTggccctcaaaaaaaaaaaattatttaggtCTACCTGACTACCTCAACCCGACCCCTAATGGGCTAGCCTTGGACCAAGCTTGAAGTAGTACGGGCTGACCGACCTCGGCCCACTCCCTCACGTGGGAGGGTCTCGAATCAAGGTGACCAGACCCGACCCGTCCCAGCC
Protein-coding sequences here:
- the LOC141623400 gene encoding uncharacterized protein LOC141623400, producing the protein MGTGVGIVCRGADGAVVWGISRQERLELEPREAEAMAVLVGVQEALHRGLNKVMVEGDCLEVIEALKKRKQGRNEFYAIISDILELSCNFNSIAWSFVGRKFNRVAHGLAHVRPWRFGERRWDARLPENITDLVEFDSINRM
- the LOC141622553 gene encoding 28 kDa ribonucleoprotein, chloroplastic-like → MATTTTNPFLKTLAISISITTPSLPKLTSLFLPKSLFFTKPTKLFTLSLQKSTIFAPLFVAQTSDFEQESSTNAVLDEEEEEEAVVSWDMPQDVSEPEASGFETEDGFSQPPEDAKLYVGNLPYDVDSEKLANMFDGAGVVEIAEVIYNRETDRSRGFGFVTMSTVEEVDKAVEMFSNYEINGRSLVVNKAAPRGSRPVRTERPPREFEPSFRVYVGNLPWDVDNGRLEQLFSEHGKVLSARVVSDRDTGRSRGFGFITMASETEMNDAIAALDGQSLEGRAIRVNVAEERPPRRY